Genomic DNA from Dehalogenimonas lykanthroporepellens BL-DC-9:
CGATACCGGCGGAAGTGACCGGGCCGTAATCAATGCCTGGCTACTGAGTATCGACCTTGCCAAAATCGAAGGAATAATCCTAAGCCATGGACACGGGGACCATACCGGCGGACTGCTACCAGTGCTCCAAGCCGCCGGTGAGCAGATAATTTACGCTCATCCGACTGTCTGGCAGGAGAGGTACAGCAGACCTGGAGATAATGAGCAACCACAGGAAGCAGGTATTCCCTATACCAGGAAGGAGATTGAATCTAGCGGGGGACAGCTGGAAGATGCTTCCCGGCCAGTCTTCATCAACAGCAATATATTTGTTTTTGGAGAAATACCGATGAAGACCGAAATGGAGAACCTTGAACCCGGCTTGCTGACGCGGCAGGAAAATGGTTTTATAGTAGATCACTTCCCGGATGAGATTGCGCTGGGCATATACTCGAAACAGGGGCTGATAGTCATCACCGGTTGCGCTCATCGCGGCATAATTAACACGCTACACCGCGCCCGGGACCTCAGCGGGATTCCCGGTATATACGCGGTAATCGGCGGCTCTCACCTGTACCAGGCATCGAAAAAAAGAATCAGCCGTACTGCCCAAAAACTGAATGATTACGGAGTGCGTAAGCTGGGCCTGTGTCATTGCACAGGGCAACAAGCGGCCGGGCTTATTCAAAAACAATCCGGGGCTGAAACCATACTAACCGGGGTGGGGCAAACAGCCGTACTTTAGTAACCCAGACTGTTAATTAACCTATTAAGCAATTGATTGCTGTGATTTGCCGTAAATCTTGACAATTGTAGCAAAAAGGGGGACAATGCGTCTATGGAATAACAAAAGGTAATATCGTAGCTGGAGGAGGTTATGAAACATGACATCCGGCAGAGTCCGGATGACGGAGGGAAAGGTCGTAGCCCAAATAAAAACAAAAGGAGAATTTGATGTCTAATTATCACAGCACAATGTCCCGCAGAGATTTCATGAAAACCCTTGGCTTGGCCGGAGCCGGGCTTGGCGCCGCGGCGGCTGTAGCCCCGGGTTATACTGACCTGGATGAGGTAGTATCCTCGCCCAAGGGGGACTGGAAAAGACCATGGTGGGTTAAGGAAGTGGATAAGCCTACCGCTGAAGTTGACTGGCAGGTCATGCCGTATTTTGATAACCGGGAAACAATGTTTAACCCATCAGCTTTTATCAGGCAAATAGGGCAGGACGAATATGACCGATTGAATCAGCTCAGCGCGACTAATCAAACTAACTGGGCTCAGGAGGAACGTCCTGGGTTTACTTTGAAGGATATCGCATTGGGAGGATCGGTTGGTTTCGGTTACGCTTACGGCATGAGAGCTCATTTTGTAGCGCCAAATGTTCCTCAACCCGAGGATTATGGTGTCTCCAAGTGGCAAGGCACTCAGGAGGAAAATCTGCAAATGGTGCGAGTAGCAGCTCGTTTTTTTGGAGCCAGGGACGTAGGCGTCTATGAGCTTGATCAGAATACCCGTAAAACTGTGTATTCCTATGAAAGCGACGGCAAAGCCTATGAGTTTGAAAATGTTGAAAAAGGTTACGAAACTGATACCAAAAGAGTCATACCGGATAAAGCCAAGTATGTGGTGATTTTCACGGTTTTGGAATCCCAGGAAATGATGAAGCGGGCGCCGGATCAATTGAGTTCCGCAAGCGTAAGCATGGGGTACTACCAGGGCGCTATCGTGAACAACCGCCTGCAGAGTTTTATCAGCCGTTTGGGTTATAATTGCATGGCAGAGATGGGTTCCAACGCAATGGTGCAGTGTGCCGGGGCGCAATCCCTGGCTGGCATTGCAGAAATTGGGCGAATGAGCCTGACGGTACTCAATCCCAATTTTGGGCCCATTATGCGCGCTTACAAGGTTATTACCGACCTTCCTCTTAAGCCTACCAGTCCGATTGATTCGGTAGTGTCCCGTCAAGTGGTGTAAATTCATCATTGGTGGTTTCCCGAATAATCAAGCTGGTAAAGCCATGATCAGGGGTTCCTCCTGCGCCCCTTCCAGCGTTTTCTTCATCGAATCCAAAGAAAAGTAGCGTCGTCCGACCTCCCACTCGTCCTGCTGTTCCATTAACACCGCCCCAATCAGCCTGATTACCGATTGGCTGTTGGGAAAGATGCCGACCACATTACTGCGGCGCTTGATTTCCTTATTCAGTCTCTCCAGGGGATTGGTAGAGTACAGTTGCCGCCAGTGTTCCCGGGGGAAAGCGGTATAGGCCAGGATATCCGGTTCTGCCTCTTCCAGTTGGTCGGCAACAGGACCGAATCGGAGTCTGAGGTTATCGGCTACCCGGCGGAGCTGGCTGCAAGCGCTGTCGCGGTCAGGTTGAGCGAAGATGGTACGGATAGCGGCAGATACCATAGCCTGGGCGCCCCGTGGCACTCTGGCCAGCGCATTGCGCATGAAGTGCACCCGGCAACGTTGCCACGATACCCCGGTGAGTACCGTGCTGATGGCTTCCTTCAGCCCCAGATGAGCATCACTGATTACCAGCATCACCCCGCTCAAACCACGGCTGACCAGCCCCCGCAGAAACTCTTTCCAGAATACACCGTCTTCACTGGGGCCGACCTCAAGCCCGATGATCTCGCGTTCTCCGGTTTCCCGGACGCCGTAGGCGATAATTACCGCCTGACTGACCACCCGCCCGGTATCCCTGACCTTGACGTAGGTCGCATCCAGCCACAGATAGGGATAACGCCATAACAAAGGCCGGTGACGCCATCGTTCCACTTCATCGTCCAGAGCCCCGCATATTCGCGATACCTCGCTCTTACTGACCCCGTTAAGACCCAGTGACTGAACCAGAGATTCCACCTTGCGGGTGCTGATGCCCAACACATAGGCTTCCTGGATTACCGCCAGCAAGGCATGTTCCGCCCGGCGCCGGGGCTCGAGCAAGCTGGGGAAATAACTGCCGTCCCGCAACCGGGGAATCGCCAAGGGTATCGTGCCGGCCCGGGTGTCCCAGATACGCCCCCGGTAGCCGTTACGGTAGGTTAAACGACCGTCACTGCGCTCATGTTTCTCAGCTCCGGTCTTCTGCTTAACCTCAAGCTCCATGACCGCTTCGGCCAGCATTTTCACCCCTTCTCTCAGAAAATCAAGATCACCGTCGCTTCCTGACTTGCGTAGCAGTTCCAAAAGTGTCATCCTGTCTTTGGCCATTGTTGTGGTTACCTCCTGAAAGTCTTTGTTGTTATTTTCTTTCAAGAAACCACACAATGGCCTGCTTTTTCAATTCCAGGAATTTACACCACGTACGGGGATTCTACTATTGATTCCGGCATGATGCGATTCTGCAAGACCTGTATGCTGTGCGGCGACGCCTGTCCGTCCGGCGCTATCAGCATGGAAGAAGAACCCTCCTTTGATATCCAGGGGCCGTGGAATAAACCGGGTATCAAGAACTGGTACTATAACGGTGCCAAGTGTTTGTCCTGGTGGCGCAACGTTACCACCGGTTGTTCTACCTGCCGATCGGCTTGTCCGTTTGCCGCCAAGAGTCATGCGTCAATTCATGATTACGTGGTCAAACCGGTCCAGTCGGTAACGCCTTTGTTCAACGGCTTCTTTGCTGAAATGGACAAGTTCTTCGGGTATGAAGGTATGGATGAAAACGGTTTCTCAACCCGTGAACGTGAACAGAGCTGGTGGGATCTAAGCAATGCGCCGGTCTATGGTTTTGATACTGCCAGATACGCATTGAAACTGCAGTGAAGCCAGTAAATTAACCCTAAAAGGCGGACAGAGAGTCGAGGTTAACACCCGGCTCTCTGTTTTTTATTGGTAATATTATATCTGTGTCAGGTTGTTAGAAATAACAATATAGTCAAGGACAAGAAACACGAAAAGTTTTATTCAGGAAATATAAGGTAAAAAAAGATAAGGGAAAGAGTATTGGCAAAAAACCCCGCTACGCTATTATCTGGATAAATTCATCACTGACCCCGAAAAGTCCCATATGTATTGGACCCTTACAAATGGTTGACACCAGGCCGGCTTGAGAATATAATCCCGGTAACTCCGCTGAAATGGCGGTGACTCTTCGAGTTCCGCAGGCCTAAAACTAAAGGTCAGGGCCCCGGAACCGGTGAGCCGCAAGGCTCCGAGGGTACAGGTGGAAACGCCGGTGCCTCCCGTATTTGGAAAGGAGAGAGACGATGACATTTGCCTTAAGGCACAGGGAGACGCTTAATTTCTGAGTGTTTCCTTTACCATTTTTTCCGTCATTCCGTTCTTTTCCACATTACCGAAGGGTCGCTTCCGTTTGAGCGAGAGAATTTGCTCAGGAGGTCGATCAGCACACCCGGGCACCCGGCCCGACGAAGTTCTGGATCGTTCCAGTTCAGCTGTGGCCGGTGTCATTCATGTTGTTCCCGGGGAGTGGAATAGGGCGGAATTCGGTTTTCCGGCGCAAGTCTCCCGGTAACGGTCGTGTACCCTCCCGGCGGTTATCGGTGGTAGCGGAGCTGTGAAAAGCGGCCTTACGGTCGTACCTGGGTCACGCCGCAAGGGTCGGCAGGGGGTCCGGCAATCTCCTTGCCATCAGACCCGGCGGCAGGATCTTTCCCGAAAGTCCGCTTTATTCCACTCCCGTTGTTTCTATGGATAAATTACACAGAAATCTTGCCCTCGGTAGTATAATAATCGTAGTAAAAGGAGGGCGTTATGCTCAGTGCCAGAAATCAGTTCAAGGGTATCGTTAAAAGTATCAAGCTGGGAACGGTTATGGCCGAAGTGGTCGTCGAAACCGGAGGTCTGGAAGTGGTCAGCGTAATTTCACGGGCTTCCGCCGAGTCGATGAACCTGAAAGAGGGTGATGCCGTTACCGCCGTCATCAAGTCCACCGAGGTGATGGTCGCCAAAGGACTTTAGCCGGGCGGAACCGACCATTGCAAAAGTTCAGAAACATTATGGGACTCCCGGGGAGGTGAAACCCGGGAGTCTTTTTAGTGAAACAGATATATGTGGAAAGCTATTACCGTAGAGGCTATAGTCGTTGGATGCAAAAGATTAACGGTGCTGTCCAAAATGAGGTTGTCTGATAAACGTTGAAATTTGGAAATCAGGTCAATCGTGATTTTTCACAAACCACCAAAATACGGGGCGGGTCAGGCGTGCCTGACCCCTACATGCCCTGGCGGCGATACGGCGACGGTTTTCGGGTCAAGCAGTTTTATAGGCACAGATGGATTGTATATGAGACGGCAATCAGTATTAGCCTGATAAATTCCAAATCTCAAGCCTCAAATAACAAACAAATTTCAATTTCCAAATATTAATGACCAAAACGGGATAGATGGCTATCAGCCTTCAGTCCTTGCGTTCATCGTATGTGGGCTTACCATTACTTAAACGCGGGGATTTATCTTTTAGGACGGACCGGCAGAAACACCCGGAAGGTTGTTCCTTCGCCCACTTCGCTTTCCACTTCCACCCGACCACCGTACATTTGCGCGATGCCCTCGACGATGGGCAGCCCCAGACCGTTTCCCGCGGCGTTCCGGTCAACCCGGTAGAAGCGCCAGAATATCTTTTCGAGCTGGTCCGGCGGTATGCCGCAGCCCGTGTCCGCGACGGTGATCGTTATCATCCCGCTACTTTCTGTCATCGTAAAGGTGACGCCGCCTTTCGAGGTGGCCTTGACCGCGTTTTCGATGAGATTGTCGGCGATTCGGTGGAGGTCTAGCGGTTCGCCCGTCGTCCAGATGTCCTGCTGGATGCAGCGTTCCAAGGCGATGCCCTTCTTGGCGCACGGCGCCTCCCATCCGTCGCAAACGTCATCCATGGCGTTGGATAGGTCGAAGTGGGTGGAGTATTCGCTGTTCGGCACCGTATCTGTGCTGGCTAGCGTCAGCAAGTCTTCCACCATAGACTCCATCTGCTCCGTATCTTCCTCAATGGAGACCAGCGCCTCCCGGTAGTATTTCCACGGCCGGTCGCGCTCCAGCGCCAAAGATGTCTGCGCCTTGATGTTGGACAGCGGCGCCCGCAGGTCGTGGGTGGCATCCTCGGTGAATTGCCGCTGGCGGGCGATGAAGCCGTGGATGCGGTCGAAGGTGGTGTTTAGTATCCCGGAGAGCTGCCCCAACTCGTCGTTGCCCCTCACCGGTATGCGGTCTGTCATTTTGGCCGGGTCGATGCCCTCGGCCGTCAACCTTATCGCCTTCACCTGCCTCATTGAGTGGGAAGCCAGAGCGTATCCGGATGCCCCGGCGACGGCCAACGCCAGAGGGATCGCCGCAAACAGGCTATTCTTATAGAAATCGAGGGCAGAAGAAATATAGCCTGTATTGCTGGTGACAACCAATAGTTTTTCCGGCGCGGCCACAATATCCAATGTAGTGATATATAGCCGTGAGCTACCGTCGGGCGAATTCATCGTCTGAGACCCTGCGCCGAAATGGCCGTTGATATTGGATAACGCGGCCTGGATCATCGTAAGCGAGGAGCCACTGCCGTAGACATCTTTCGATTCTGTATCGTAAATAAAAAATGATTCATCAGGATTATCTTCCAAGTCGGCGAGGAAGCTGTCAAGATCTTCGCTCCCGTTCTGCAGGATGATATTACGAACTTTTTCAGCATCCGCCGCCAGCGATTCTTTCAAATTGTGGAACAGGCCGTAGGACAGCATCGCCCAGGAAATAAACCCGGACATCACCAGCACAGCCACGAGCACCGCAGAATAGATCGCCGTGAGTTTGAACTTGACGCTCTTCAGCCAGTTCACGGCCTTCTCAGCCTGTAGCCTTCACCATAGATGGTCTGCAACGGCCCCTTTCTGGCATCCCAACCCAGGCGTTGCCGCAACCTTTTAACCAGGCTTTCTACAGCCCCCGGGCCAAGATCAGCCTCCCCGTCCCACACATGTTCTTCTATCATTGCCCGTGTGAGCACCCTTTCGGGATTGTTGATGAAGTAGTTAAGCGCCCGGTACGCCATGGCTGTCAGGTTAACCGGCTTTCCGTCCGTCGTGACTTCATGTGTCACGGTATCGATCGTGACACCGGCGATTTCCACCGTTGCTTGTCCGCCCGCGGCCTGCCGCCTTTGCAGCGCCCTGATCAAAGCCTTTAGCTCGGTTATCGAGAAAGGTTTGCACAGGTAGTCGTCGGCACCGGCGTCCAGACCTTCAACGCGGTGTCCGATGCGCGTTTTGGCTGTCAGCAGGAAGATCGGCGTGGCTATGCCCTGTTTTCTTAAGATACGACAGACATCGGTGCCCGTGAGCTCCCCCGGCAACATAACGTCCAGGATGAGGAGGTCAAATTCGGATGTTTCGGCATACAACAGCCCTGATTCGCCTTCATGAGCAAGTTCTATGACATGCCCATCATCACCCAACCCCTGTTTTAGCAGTCGAGCGAGTTTGAGGTTATCTTCGACGAGCAATATCCTCATTTACAAAAAACCTTCGTAATACCCAAATCTTAGCTTCGGGCTGTCATAATTCTGACAGGCTTGGGTGCTATTATGTGGCAGATGAAAAGAATTACTACCTGGAGGTATGTAATGAGAAACTTGGTTTTGAGCCTTTGCGCGTGTCTGTTGCTGGTGAGCTCCACCTCCGGCATCACCTCCGCAGCCACTATAGTAGAAAGTTACACCCCCGTGTATGCGCCTGTCAATAGTACCAAAGCCAGCAGACCTTCTGAGATGGTCGCCATGTATCCCATGTCCGCGGCTGCGGAAGATGAGATCGTACATATCGTGCCGGAAGTACCTGTCAACATAGATGGTACTTGGTATAAAG
This window encodes:
- a CDS encoding beta-lactamase domain-containing protein (KEGG: drm:Dred_1434 beta-lactamase domain-containing protein), which translates into the protein MIKITKIIDEDAALPFKGEWGLSLLIEAYGKRLIFDTGGSDRAVINAWLLSIDLAKIEGIILSHGHGDHTGGLLPVLQAAGEQIIYAHPTVWQERYSRPGDNEQPQEAGIPYTRKEIESSGGQLEDASRPVFINSNIFVFGEIPMKTEMENLEPGLLTRQENGFIVDHFPDEIALGIYSKQGLIVITGCAHRGIINTLHRARDLSGIPGIYAVIGGSHLYQASKKRISRTAQKLNDYGVRKLGLCHCTGQQAAGLIQKQSGAETILTGVGQTAVL
- a CDS encoding transposase mutator type (KEGG: sth:STH2289 transposase~manually curated~PFAM: transposase mutator type), which codes for MAKDRMTLLELLRKSGSDGDLDFLREGVKMLAEAVMELEVKQKTGAEKHERSDGRLTYRNGYRGRIWDTRAGTIPLAIPRLRDGSYFPSLLEPRRRAEHALLAVIQEAYVLGISTRKVESLVQSLGLNGVSKSEVSRICGALDDEVERWRHRPLLWRYPYLWLDATYVKVRDTGRVVSQAVIIAYGVRETGEREIIGLEVGPSEDGVFWKEFLRGLVSRGLSGVMLVISDAHLGLKEAISTVLTGVSWQRCRVHFMRNALARVPRGAQAMVSAAIRTIFAQPDRDSACSQLRRVADNLRLRFGPVADQLEEAEPDILAYTAFPREHWRQLYSTNPLERLNKEIKRRSNVVGIFPNSQSVIRLIGAVLMEQQDEWEVGRRYFSLDSMKKTLEGAQEEPLIMALPA
- a CDS encoding TOBE domain protein (PFAM: TOBE domain protein~KEGG: hth:HTH_1321 molybdenum-pterin binding protein) produces the protein MLSARNQFKGIVKSIKLGTVMAEVVVETGGLEVVSVISRASAESMNLKEGDAVTAVIKSTEVMVAKGL
- a CDS encoding integral membrane sensor signal transduction histidine kinase (KEGG: dev:DhcVS_1011 sensor histidine kinase~PFAM: ATP-binding region ATPase domain protein; histidine kinase A domain protein; histidine kinase HAMP region domain protein~SMART: ATP-binding region ATPase domain protein; histidine kinase A domain protein; histidine kinase HAMP region domain protein), which translates into the protein MNWLKSVKFKLTAIYSAVLVAVLVMSGFISWAMLSYGLFHNLKESLAADAEKVRNIILQNGSEDLDSFLADLEDNPDESFFIYDTESKDVYGSGSSLTMIQAALSNINGHFGAGSQTMNSPDGSSRLYITTLDIVAAPEKLLVVTSNTGYISSALDFYKNSLFAAIPLALAVAGASGYALASHSMRQVKAIRLTAEGIDPAKMTDRIPVRGNDELGQLSGILNTTFDRIHGFIARQRQFTEDATHDLRAPLSNIKAQTSLALERDRPWKYYREALVSIEEDTEQMESMVEDLLTLASTDTVPNSEYSTHFDLSNAMDDVCDGWEAPCAKKGIALERCIQQDIWTTGEPLDLHRIADNLIENAVKATSKGGVTFTMTESSGMITITVADTGCGIPPDQLEKIFWRFYRVDRNAAGNGLGLPIVEGIAQMYGGRVEVESEVGEGTTFRVFLPVRPKR
- a CDS encoding two component transcriptional regulator, winged helix family (KEGG: det:DET1233 DNA-binding response regulator~PFAM: response regulator receiver; transcriptional regulator domain protein~SMART: response regulator receiver) encodes the protein MRILLVEDNLKLARLLKQGLGDDGHVIELAHEGESGLLYAETSEFDLLILDVMLPGELTGTDVCRILRKQGIATPIFLLTAKTRIGHRVEGLDAGADDYLCKPFSITELKALIRALQRRQAAGGQATVEIAGVTIDTVTHEVTTDGKPVNLTAMAYRALNYFINNPERVLTRAMIEEHVWDGEADLGPGAVESLVKRLRQRLGWDARKGPLQTIYGEGYRLRRP